The following are from one region of the Cloacibacterium sp. TD35 genome:
- a CDS encoding CCA tRNA nucleotidyltransferase, giving the protein MKINLTQNKNFKLFKIISKVAQENNQTVYIVGGYVRDLLMQRKAPTDIDFVTEQSGIELAKAVGKELGDLKVSVFKTYGTAMIKYQDLDLEFVGARKESYSEDSRKPAVETGTLEDDQKRRDFTVNALAISLNAENFGELIDPFNGREDMQNKILRTPLEPAQTYSDDPLRMMRAIRFASVLHFNIEENSLEAIKQEAERIKIVSMERIMVEFNKIMLSEKPSVGLKLMEETTLLEKIIPELTSLRGIEEVEGQSHKDNFWHTLEVVDNISKNTDNLWLRWAALLHDIGKAPTKKFVEKVGWTFHGHEFLGSKMVKNLFTRLKLPLGHDMKYVQKMVKLSSRPIALIDDGTSDSALRRLLFDAGEDLEDLFTLCKADITTKNASKQEKFKKNFEYVAKKIKEVEEKDHVRNFQPPISGEEIMEMFLLKPGREIGILKEKVKEAILEGIIANDKDEARNFIIKEAKLLGLEMN; this is encoded by the coding sequence ATGAAAATCAATTTAACCCAAAATAAAAATTTCAAACTTTTTAAAATCATTTCTAAAGTCGCACAAGAAAACAACCAAACGGTCTATATTGTTGGCGGTTACGTTCGTGATTTATTGATGCAAAGAAAAGCACCAACAGACATCGATTTTGTAACCGAACAAAGCGGAATAGAACTCGCAAAAGCGGTAGGAAAAGAACTCGGAGATTTGAAAGTTTCTGTGTTCAAAACTTACGGAACTGCGATGATTAAATACCAAGACTTGGATTTAGAATTTGTAGGTGCCAGAAAAGAAAGCTATTCCGAAGATTCTAGAAAACCGGCGGTAGAAACAGGAACTTTGGAAGACGACCAAAAACGCAGAGATTTTACCGTAAATGCATTGGCAATTTCTCTCAATGCAGAAAATTTTGGAGAACTGATTGATCCTTTTAACGGAAGAGAAGATATGCAGAACAAAATTCTGCGAACGCCTCTAGAACCAGCTCAAACGTATTCAGACGACCCGCTCAGAATGATGAGAGCCATTAGATTTGCATCGGTTTTACATTTTAATATTGAAGAAAATTCCCTAGAAGCCATCAAACAAGAAGCAGAACGCATCAAAATTGTTTCGATGGAACGCATTATGGTGGAATTCAACAAAATTATGTTAAGCGAAAAACCTTCGGTTGGTTTAAAATTGATGGAAGAAACCACCCTTTTAGAAAAAATTATTCCTGAATTAACTTCACTCAGAGGAATAGAAGAAGTGGAAGGACAATCGCACAAAGATAATTTTTGGCACACTTTGGAAGTAGTAGACAATATCTCTAAAAACACTGATAATCTTTGGTTAAGATGGGCTGCTTTATTGCACGACATCGGAAAAGCACCGACTAAAAAATTTGTAGAAAAAGTAGGTTGGACTTTCCACGGACACGAATTTCTAGGTTCTAAAATGGTGAAAAACCTTTTCACGAGATTAAAATTACCATTAGGACATGATATGAAATATGTGCAGAAAATGGTAAAACTTTCATCCAGACCTATAGCTTTGATTGACGATGGAACTTCTGATTCTGCCTTGAGAAGATTGCTTTTTGATGCTGGTGAAGATTTAGAAGATCTGTTTACGCTTTGTAAAGCAGACATCACTACTAAAAACGCTTCAAAACAAGAAAAATTCAAGAAAAATTTTGAATATGTAGCGAAGAAAATAAAGGAAGTGGAAGAAAAAGACCACGTTAGAAATTTTCAACCACCCATTTCTGGAGAAGAAATTATGGAAATGTTCCTGTTGAAACCTGGTCGTGAAATTGGAATTTTGAAAGAAAAAGTAAAAGAGGCCATTTTAGAGGGCATCATTGCAAATGATAAAGACGAAGCCAGAAATTTCATCATTAAAGAAGCGAAACTTTTAGGATTAGAAATGAATTAA
- the gldC gene encoding gliding motility protein GldC — protein MRQTQITINVELDENHVPEKMTWNAQDGGVENQETKATMISVWDEKAMEALRIDLWTKDMPVDQMKMFLHQIFVSLGHTYQRATGEDDVAEKIQEFAEDFAFMSKIK, from the coding sequence ATGAGACAAACACAGATAACAATTAACGTAGAATTAGACGAAAATCACGTTCCAGAAAAAATGACTTGGAATGCTCAAGATGGTGGTGTCGAAAATCAAGAAACCAAAGCCACCATGATTTCAGTTTGGGACGAAAAGGCGATGGAAGCATTACGTATCGATTTATGGACTAAAGATATGCCTGTAGATCAAATGAAAATGTTCCTACATCAGATTTTCGTTTCTCTAGGACACACCTACCAAAGAGCAACTGGCGAAGATGATGTAGCCGAAAAAATTCAAGAATTTGCGGAAGATTTCGCTTTTATGAGTAAGATAAAATAA
- the gldB gene encoding gliding motility lipoprotein GldB has translation MKKYIAYSLLCSFLLILFSCNKEAEKRWKVEIKNTEPVKVIDISSAFYNDKIPFQNFKKDFGFFLAPQVSDATYEKKRADTIEKRIYKDALNKNNLANLEKQLATLFAHIKYYFPEFQNPQVYVFSSATELYEEPILYVPNEGVLFIDLSAFLGEKSEFYEGIDVYMRKEMTPQNVLPKVAETIAADYVPATPDHNKFLDKIINFGKLMTLQDAFLPETMDQFKMHYSKDQQSWAISNEENIWNYFVENDLLFSDDNRLDERFLAKAPFSKFYTEVDPKSSPRVGAFIGWQICRQYLENNPAVTLQKFLHLPATEIFNKSNYKPKN, from the coding sequence ATGAAAAAATATATAGCATATTCTCTTCTTTGCAGCTTCTTATTAATTCTTTTTTCTTGTAATAAAGAAGCAGAAAAACGCTGGAAAGTAGAAATCAAAAACACTGAACCTGTAAAAGTTATTGATATTTCTTCTGCTTTTTACAATGACAAAATTCCGTTTCAGAATTTCAAAAAAGATTTTGGTTTTTTCTTAGCGCCACAAGTTTCAGATGCTACTTACGAAAAAAAACGTGCAGACACCATCGAAAAAAGAATATATAAAGACGCCTTAAATAAAAATAATCTAGCGAATTTAGAAAAACAATTGGCTACACTTTTTGCTCATATAAAATACTATTTCCCTGAATTTCAAAACCCACAAGTTTACGTATTCTCTTCGGCTACAGAATTGTATGAAGAACCTATTTTGTATGTCCCAAATGAAGGTGTACTTTTCATAGATTTATCTGCATTTTTAGGAGAAAAATCTGAGTTTTATGAAGGGATAGATGTTTACATGAGAAAAGAAATGACGCCTCAAAATGTTTTGCCAAAAGTAGCAGAAACCATAGCTGCAGATTATGTTCCTGCAACTCCAGACCATAATAAATTTTTGGATAAAATCATCAATTTTGGAAAGTTAATGACCTTACAAGACGCTTTTCTTCCTGAAACGATGGATCAATTCAAAATGCATTATTCTAAAGACCAACAATCTTGGGCGATTTCAAATGAAGAAAATATTTGGAATTATTTTGTAGAAAATGATTTGCTTTTCAGCGATGACAATAGATTAGATGAAAGATTTTTGGCAAAAGCACCTTTTTCTAAATTTTACACCGAAGTAGACCCAAAATCTTCTCCTAGAGTAGGTGCTTTTATCGGTTGGCAAATTTGCAGACAATATTTAGAAAACAATCCAGCGGTAACTTTGCAAAAATTCCTACATTTACCTGCAACAGAGATTTTTAACAAAAGTAATTATAAACCTAAAAATTAA
- a CDS encoding GNAT family N-acetyltransferase: MVEFLETERLILRPLNLDDAERLFLLDSNAEVMKYIGIAPLSQIEQSVEVIKMIQKQYAENGIGRYGVIEKASNLLIGWSGLKFLTEEINGIKNVYDLGYRFLPEYWGKGYATEAAKAFIAYGFNDLNLDEICAHAHSGNDASIHTLRKLGFEEKEKFVDELDGAECYWYELKKENF; encoded by the coding sequence ATGGTAGAATTTTTAGAAACAGAAAGATTGATTTTAAGACCGCTGAATTTAGATGATGCAGAACGTCTGTTTTTATTAGATTCTAATGCAGAGGTAATGAAATATATAGGCATCGCGCCATTGAGTCAAATAGAACAATCTGTAGAGGTTATTAAGATGATTCAAAAGCAATATGCAGAGAACGGAATCGGAAGGTATGGAGTGATAGAAAAAGCCAGCAATTTACTAATTGGATGGAGTGGATTGAAATTTTTAACAGAAGAAATCAACGGAATTAAAAATGTGTATGATTTGGGCTATCGATTTTTACCAGAATATTGGGGTAAAGGTTATGCTACAGAAGCTGCAAAAGCATTTATAGCATATGGTTTTAACGACTTGAATTTAGATGAAATTTGTGCTCATGCTCATTCTGGAAATGACGCTTCTATCCATACTTTAAGAAAATTGGGTTTCGAAGAAAAAGAAAAGTTTGTAGATGAGCTGGATGGTGCAGAGTGTTATTGGTATGAATTAAAGAAAGAAAATTTTTAA
- a CDS encoding DinB family protein, with protein MTEFQKYIQRYLDQIPTENWLEEMINSGADTIQIFSGLNNEKSLFAYAEGKWTLKELLLHLIDTEKIFQYRALRFARKDQTELSGFDENLFVENSFANDRTLVSLLEEFRIVRQTSIIFFENLQNVALTNTGKANGNEISVETIGRLIVGHNFHHLKIIEERYLPNL; from the coding sequence ATGACTGAATTTCAAAAATATATTCAAAGATATTTAGACCAAATTCCAACAGAAAATTGGTTGGAAGAAATGATTAATTCTGGGGCAGACACAATTCAGATTTTTTCTGGTTTAAACAATGAAAAATCACTTTTTGCATACGCAGAAGGAAAATGGACGCTCAAGGAATTACTTCTTCATTTAATAGACACCGAAAAAATTTTCCAATACAGAGCACTTCGTTTTGCCAGAAAAGACCAAACCGAATTGTCTGGTTTTGATGAAAATCTTTTTGTAGAGAATTCTTTTGCTAACGATAGAACTTTGGTAAGTTTGTTAGAAGAGTTCAGAATTGTGAGACAAACGTCTATCATTTTCTTCGAAAATTTACAAAATGTAGCACTTACCAACACGGGGAAAGCTAATGGAAACGAAATTTCTGTAGAAACCATCGGAAGATTAATCGTGGGACACAATTTCCATCATTTAAAAATAATTGAGGAAAGATATTTACCGAATTTATAA
- a CDS encoding L-threonylcarbamoyladenylate synthase, producing MEKALEILKNGGVILYPTDTIWGIGCDATNVEAINKIFEIKKREKTKSMIILVENERRLQDLVDVPEMAWQIIDLSEKPVTIVYENPKNLPKEILAEDGSIGIRLVKDDFCKKLISKLNKPLVSTSANFSGDKSPLKFSDISQELIDAVDYAVEENRESVSKYSGSSVIKVWSDGRVKVLRE from the coding sequence ATGGAAAAGGCATTAGAAATATTAAAAAACGGAGGCGTTATACTCTATCCTACAGATACGATTTGGGGAATTGGTTGTGATGCAACCAATGTAGAAGCCATCAACAAAATTTTTGAAATCAAAAAGCGTGAGAAAACCAAATCCATGATAATTTTGGTGGAAAACGAACGCAGATTACAAGATTTAGTAGACGTTCCAGAAATGGCTTGGCAAATTATTGATTTGTCTGAAAAACCTGTCACCATCGTTTATGAAAATCCTAAAAATCTACCGAAAGAAATTTTGGCAGAAGACGGAAGCATAGGCATTAGACTGGTGAAAGATGATTTTTGCAAAAAATTGATTTCTAAACTCAATAAACCTTTGGTTTCTACTTCTGCCAATTTTAGCGGAGACAAATCACCATTGAAATTCTCTGACATTTCGCAAGAACTCATTGATGCGGTAGATTATGCAGTAGAAGAAAACAGAGAAAGCGTTTCTAAATATTCTGGTTCTTCAGTGATAAAAGTTTGGAGCGATGGAAGAGTGAAAGTTTTAAGGGAATAA
- a CDS encoding trans-sulfuration enzyme family protein: MKFNTKVIHGGQHHEKVTGSVNVPVFLTSTFAQSSPGQHSGYEYSRAANPTRQALEDALASIENGARGLAFGSGLAAIDCVLKLLNPGDEIIAVDDLYGGSYRMFIRLFEKYQLKFHFVNLENPENILPLINEKTKLVWLETPTNPLMKLVDIQKVAELIKGKDILLAVDNTFATPYIQTPLDLGADIVMHSATKYLGGHSDVIAGALIAKTPELGEKLHFIQFASGGILGPHDSYLVLRGIKTLALRVQRHSENGQKIAEYLQNHPKVDKVFYPNLANNPKLELAKKQMKTFGGMISFTFKSGKKEDSIKFLEKLKVFTLAESLGGVESLANHPALMTHASIPAEKRAELGITDDLVRLSCGIEDAEDLIADLEQAFN; the protein is encoded by the coding sequence ATGAAATTCAATACCAAAGTAATACATGGTGGTCAACACCACGAAAAAGTAACAGGTTCTGTAAATGTTCCTGTATTTCTCACTTCTACCTTTGCACAATCTTCACCTGGTCAGCATTCTGGTTACGAATATTCTAGAGCGGCAAATCCTACCAGACAAGCGTTAGAAGACGCACTGGCTTCTATAGAAAATGGAGCTCGAGGTTTAGCTTTTGGTTCTGGTTTAGCAGCCATTGACTGCGTTTTGAAATTGTTGAACCCTGGAGACGAAATCATCGCTGTAGACGATTTATACGGTGGAAGCTACAGAATGTTTATCAGACTTTTTGAGAAATATCAACTGAAATTTCACTTTGTAAATCTTGAGAATCCTGAAAATATTCTTCCATTAATTAACGAAAAAACCAAATTGGTTTGGCTAGAAACTCCAACCAATCCATTAATGAAATTGGTTGACATTCAAAAAGTTGCAGAACTTATCAAAGGAAAAGATATTCTTTTAGCGGTTGATAATACTTTCGCAACGCCTTATATTCAGACGCCTTTAGATTTAGGTGCAGATATTGTGATGCACTCTGCTACCAAATATTTAGGTGGACATTCTGATGTCATTGCAGGAGCGTTAATTGCTAAAACACCAGAATTAGGAGAAAAATTACATTTCATTCAGTTTGCAAGTGGCGGAATTTTAGGACCTCACGACTCTTATTTGGTTTTGAGAGGTATTAAAACTTTGGCTTTAAGAGTTCAGAGACATTCTGAAAACGGACAAAAAATTGCTGAATATTTACAAAATCATCCAAAAGTGGACAAAGTCTTTTATCCTAATTTAGCGAACAATCCTAAGTTAGAATTGGCAAAAAAACAAATGAAAACTTTCGGAGGAATGATTTCTTTCACCTTTAAATCTGGCAAAAAAGAAGATTCTATCAAATTTTTAGAAAAATTAAAGGTGTTTACTTTGGCAGAAAGCTTAGGCGGTGTAGAATCTTTAGCGAACCATCCTGCTTTAATGACTCACGCTTCTATTCCTGCAGAAAAACGTGCAGAATTAGGCATTACCGATGATTTGGTAAGACTTAGCTGCGGTATCGAAGATGCCGAAGATTTAATCGCTGATTTAGAACAAGCTTTTAACTAA
- a CDS encoding GNAT family N-acetyltransferase: MLTRKTILEDLPQLSNLFDQYRTWYHKESDIEGAKNFLKERLKNQDSEIFVAEENGILTGFSQLYPLFSSTRMKRYWLLNDLFVNENHRGKGHSKALIERAKELCIATNACGILLETDKTNEIGNQLYPSCGFEHYNHANFYEWTNPS, encoded by the coding sequence ATGTTGACGAGAAAAACCATCTTAGAAGATTTACCTCAACTGTCGAATTTATTTGACCAATACAGAACTTGGTATCATAAGGAAAGTGATATTGAAGGTGCTAAAAATTTTCTAAAAGAAAGATTAAAAAACCAAGATTCTGAAATTTTTGTAGCAGAAGAAAACGGAATTTTGACTGGTTTTTCTCAATTATACCCATTGTTTTCTTCTACAAGAATGAAAAGATATTGGCTTTTGAATGATTTATTCGTCAACGAAAATCACAGAGGGAAAGGTCATTCTAAAGCATTAATAGAAAGAGCAAAAGAATTATGTATCGCAACAAACGCTTGCGGAATTCTTTTAGAAACCGATAAAACCAACGAAATTGGCAACCAACTTTATCCAAGTTGTGGTTTTGAGCATTATAATCACGCCAATTTTTATGAGTGGACCAATCCATCTTAA